A single genomic interval of Stieleria maiorica harbors:
- the panB gene encoding 3-methyl-2-oxobutanoate hydroxymethyltransferase, translating into MAKLSMVDEKAPKRVTTRSLQRRRDSGGSISMLTAYDFPTAQLLDQAGIDVLLVGDSLAMVVQGHETTLPVTMDQMIYHAEMVGRAASRAMVVVDLPFPDGQLSIERSICCGARVLKETRCHAVKLEGGAEQASRIEAMVTAGIPVMAHVGLRPQNVFVQGGYQVQRDEAALVKDAVAAERAGAFAVLIECVPESVAEAIHAAVRVPTIGIGAGRATTGQVLVTHDLIGLTSGYTPKFVRTYASIGETIRSAASAFHQAVGDGSFPGPDETFD; encoded by the coding sequence ATGGCAAAACTCTCGATGGTCGACGAAAAAGCTCCCAAACGCGTGACCACTCGCTCGCTGCAACGGCGTCGCGATTCCGGCGGCTCGATTTCGATGTTGACGGCGTACGATTTCCCCACGGCGCAATTGCTCGATCAAGCCGGGATCGATGTGTTGTTGGTCGGCGATTCGCTGGCGATGGTCGTCCAGGGACATGAGACCACCCTGCCGGTAACCATGGACCAGATGATTTACCACGCAGAAATGGTCGGTCGAGCGGCCTCCCGAGCGATGGTGGTCGTCGACCTGCCCTTCCCCGACGGCCAGCTGTCGATCGAGCGGAGTATCTGTTGTGGCGCCCGCGTGCTGAAAGAAACACGTTGCCACGCGGTCAAGCTGGAAGGCGGCGCCGAACAGGCCTCGCGCATCGAAGCGATGGTCACCGCGGGGATCCCGGTGATGGCCCACGTGGGTTTGCGGCCGCAAAATGTCTTCGTCCAAGGCGGATACCAGGTCCAGCGCGACGAAGCGGCGCTGGTCAAAGATGCGGTTGCCGCCGAGCGTGCGGGGGCCTTCGCCGTGCTGATCGAATGTGTTCCCGAATCGGTTGCCGAAGCGATCCACGCTGCGGTTCGCGTTCCGACGATCGGAATCGGCGCCGGACGAGCGACGACGGGCCAGGTCCTGGTCACCCACGACTTGATCGGATTGACGTCGGGTTACACCCCCAAGTTTGTTAGAACGTACGCTTCGATCGGTGAGACGATTCGTTCCGCCGCGTCGGCGTTTCACCAAGCGGTCGGTGACGGTAGCTTTCCTGGCCCCGACGAAACGTTTGATTGA
- the pepF gene encoding oligoendopeptidase F, producing the protein MNATSTPSAPKSLPERSQVPPSDCWDLASLFASDSDWEAAFAELESQLGTYETYRGRLGESAATLLEVLQFDSGFSRRAERVAIYSFLKTTEDQGNSDYQGMKSRFQNLAVRANQAASYMSPELLAIDPEKMDALVADPLLQPYKLQLERLLRQRPHTLSDKEERLLAMQGEMASAAGNAFRQLNDVDLRFGSVEDADGNEQELSHASFIQFLNSPARKVRRNAFHQYYKEFAEHENTLAATLAGSIHRDVYYARARNHDSALAGALFPDNVPVDVYDNLIAAVRDSLPSVHQYLDVRRRKMDLPDIHAYDTYVPILSDMKKEHTWDQAVDVVIESLAPLGSEYTETLAAGLRNRWADRYPNRGKQSGAFSCGSFDGDPYILMNFKTDVLNDVFTLTHEAGHSMHSWYSSKNQPFQYYDYTIFVAEVASTFNEQLLTEHLLKHAADDNERAYLINNELDSIRATVVRQTMFAEFEKKTHEMAEAGEPLTVASFRATYRELLDAYFGPDFVVDEELELECFRIPHFYRAFYVYKYATGLSAAVALSRRVLEGGKSELDDYLRFLSGGCSKDTLDLLRDAGVDMASPEPVKTTLARFKTLTEELDQIL; encoded by the coding sequence ATGAACGCAACTTCGACACCCTCCGCCCCCAAGTCGCTCCCGGAACGCTCCCAGGTGCCACCGAGTGATTGTTGGGATCTGGCCAGTCTGTTCGCCAGTGATTCCGATTGGGAAGCCGCGTTCGCGGAGTTGGAATCCCAACTCGGGACCTATGAAACCTATCGCGGCCGTTTGGGAGAATCGGCCGCGACGCTGCTGGAAGTGCTGCAGTTCGATTCGGGTTTTTCGCGGCGTGCCGAACGTGTGGCGATTTATTCGTTCCTGAAGACGACCGAAGACCAGGGCAACAGTGATTACCAGGGCATGAAGTCGCGGTTCCAGAATCTGGCCGTCCGTGCCAATCAGGCGGCGAGCTACATGAGCCCGGAATTGCTGGCGATCGATCCCGAAAAAATGGACGCCTTGGTCGCCGATCCGTTGCTGCAGCCGTACAAACTGCAACTGGAGCGGTTGCTTCGCCAGCGGCCGCATACGTTAAGCGACAAAGAGGAACGCTTGCTGGCGATGCAGGGCGAGATGGCGTCGGCGGCCGGAAACGCGTTTCGCCAGCTGAACGACGTGGACCTGCGGTTCGGATCGGTGGAAGACGCCGACGGCAACGAGCAAGAGCTTTCGCATGCTTCGTTCATTCAATTCCTGAACAGCCCGGCGCGAAAGGTCCGCCGCAACGCATTCCATCAGTACTACAAGGAATTCGCCGAACACGAAAACACACTCGCCGCGACGCTCGCGGGCAGCATCCATCGCGATGTTTACTACGCCCGAGCGAGAAACCATGACAGTGCGTTGGCCGGTGCGTTGTTCCCCGATAACGTGCCGGTGGACGTTTACGACAATCTGATTGCCGCGGTCCGCGATTCGTTGCCCAGCGTTCATCAATACCTGGACGTGCGGCGACGCAAGATGGATCTGCCGGACATCCACGCTTACGACACCTATGTTCCGATCCTCAGCGACATGAAGAAGGAACACACGTGGGACCAGGCGGTCGACGTGGTGATCGAATCACTGGCCCCGTTGGGCAGCGAATACACCGAGACGCTCGCCGCCGGCCTTCGAAATCGTTGGGCGGACCGATACCCCAACCGTGGAAAGCAAAGCGGGGCCTTCAGTTGCGGGTCGTTCGACGGCGACCCGTACATTCTGATGAACTTCAAAACCGACGTCTTGAACGACGTGTTCACGCTGACCCACGAAGCCGGGCACTCGATGCACAGTTGGTACTCGTCGAAGAATCAGCCGTTCCAGTATTACGACTACACGATCTTTGTGGCCGAAGTGGCAAGCACGTTCAACGAGCAATTGCTGACCGAGCATTTGCTGAAACATGCCGCCGACGACAACGAGCGTGCGTACTTGATCAACAACGAACTGGACAGCATCCGGGCCACGGTCGTGCGTCAGACCATGTTTGCGGAATTCGAAAAGAAGACCCACGAGATGGCCGAGGCGGGTGAGCCGCTGACCGTTGCGTCCTTCCGAGCGACCTACCGCGAACTGTTGGACGCCTATTTCGGCCCCGATTTTGTCGTCGACGAAGAACTGGAACTGGAATGTTTCCGGATCCCGCATTTCTATCGTGCGTTTTACGTTTACAAGTATGCGACCGGATTGAGTGCGGCCGTTGCCTTGTCGCGGCGTGTACTCGAAGGCGGCAAGTCGGAACTGGATGACTACCTGAGGTTCCTATCGGGGGGCTGCAGCAAAGATACACTGGACTTGCTGCGTGATGCGGGGGTCGACATGGCCAGCCCCGAACCGGTCAAAACGACGCTGGCACGATTCAAGACGCTGACCGAAGAGCTGGACCAGATCCTTTGA
- a CDS encoding DNA-3-methyladenine glycosylase family protein, which produces MSRSQPKPVRLTKKTLAEGALRLAEADPVLRKIHRRFGPPPLLRRPATYATFVHIILEQQVSVESAKATFDRLTDACRNDPSPRAVSDLGDDRLRELGFSRQKARYALALADACLVGEFEIAALSRLDDDTVRSQIVAQLGLGNWSADVFLMMALQRPDILPLGDLALVKGIKEIDQTDYASSQQIVDRAESWRPLRSIATRMVWQWYVHQRGRDIF; this is translated from the coding sequence TTGAGCCGATCGCAGCCGAAGCCGGTTCGTCTGACCAAGAAGACGCTTGCCGAAGGCGCTCTTCGGCTGGCCGAGGCGGATCCGGTGCTGCGAAAGATCCACCGCCGGTTCGGCCCGCCGCCGTTGCTGCGGCGGCCCGCGACCTATGCGACGTTCGTCCATATCATCCTGGAACAACAGGTCTCGGTCGAATCGGCCAAAGCAACCTTTGACCGGCTGACGGATGCCTGCCGAAACGATCCCAGCCCCCGCGCGGTCAGTGACCTGGGCGACGATCGGCTGCGCGAGTTGGGTTTCAGTCGCCAGAAGGCACGTTACGCACTGGCGCTGGCCGACGCTTGTCTGGTCGGTGAATTTGAGATCGCGGCGTTGTCTCGATTGGACGACGACACGGTGCGATCACAAATCGTCGCCCAGTTGGGATTGGGGAACTGGTCGGCCGATGTGTTTTTGATGATGGCGCTGCAGCGACCGGACATCTTGCCCCTGGGTGACCTGGCATTGGTCAAAGGCATCAAAGAAATCGACCAGACCGATTACGCGTCGAGTCAACAGATCGTCGATCGTGCCGAATCGTGGCGTCCGCTACGAAGTATCGCCACGCGAATGGTCTGGCAGTGGTATGTTCACCAACGCGGGCGCGATATCTTTTAG
- a CDS encoding MBL fold metallo-hydrolase, protein MTKLTFCGAAGTVTGSCSLLDTGKHRFLIDCGLFQGSKTTQELNYQDFPFDPESIDFLILTHAHIDHSGLLPKLVKKGFVGQIYATEATCDLLQFMLPDSAYIQESGVKRHNRNLRRRGRPAVQPIYTMHDADATLQLLKSHEYEAWFSPREGIRARFWNAGHLLGSASVEIKITKPEESEELSLLFSGDIGPEEKAFHPEPDAPVGYDYIVCESTYGNRDRDDYTLEKRREALRDVLTTALKRGGNVVIPSFAVERSQELLHDIGYLLTQGQIPQSDVYLDSPLAKKATEVFIKHAGALQDVEVDEARLFRHPRFHLVHSLEESKAINNIKGGAIIISASGMCNAGRIKHHLINNIYRPECTVLFVGYQSPGTLGHIISSGAKEVRIHGKSYKVRADIRELGNYSAHADQGELLDWIQERCPITGGLFLNHGEDDARQMLREMLGSRGLDGDRIYLPQFDETFELIAGTKPLSQGTPKPRLDVTHTAHDWHNDYAEFMLSLTTTIEKSSDDERYRLLKRLKETIGGV, encoded by the coding sequence ATGACGAAATTGACATTTTGCGGGGCTGCCGGAACCGTCACGGGATCGTGTTCGTTGTTGGATACCGGCAAGCATCGATTTTTGATCGATTGCGGCCTGTTCCAGGGCAGCAAAACGACCCAGGAGTTGAACTACCAGGACTTTCCATTCGATCCCGAATCGATCGACTTCTTGATCCTGACCCACGCCCACATCGACCATTCCGGGCTGCTTCCCAAACTGGTCAAGAAAGGCTTTGTCGGCCAGATCTACGCGACCGAAGCGACCTGTGACCTGCTTCAATTCATGCTTCCCGATTCGGCGTACATCCAAGAGTCGGGGGTCAAACGACACAACCGGAACCTGCGTCGTCGAGGCCGGCCGGCGGTTCAGCCGATCTACACGATGCACGATGCCGATGCGACGCTACAGTTGTTGAAGTCGCATGAATATGAAGCCTGGTTTTCTCCCCGAGAAGGAATCCGCGCCCGGTTCTGGAACGCCGGGCACCTGCTCGGTTCGGCGTCGGTCGAAATCAAGATCACCAAACCCGAGGAAAGTGAGGAACTGTCGCTGCTGTTTTCCGGCGACATCGGACCGGAAGAAAAAGCGTTCCATCCCGAACCGGATGCGCCGGTGGGCTATGACTACATCGTCTGCGAGTCGACCTACGGAAACCGCGACCGCGACGATTACACGCTGGAAAAGCGGCGTGAGGCTCTCCGCGACGTTCTGACCACCGCACTCAAACGCGGCGGCAACGTGGTGATCCCTTCGTTCGCCGTCGAACGCAGCCAGGAACTGTTGCACGACATCGGGTACTTGCTGACGCAAGGCCAGATCCCGCAGTCAGATGTCTATTTGGATTCGCCGCTGGCCAAGAAGGCGACCGAAGTGTTCATCAAACACGCCGGGGCGCTTCAGGACGTGGAGGTGGACGAAGCCAGGTTGTTCCGCCATCCGCGTTTTCACTTGGTCCATTCGCTCGAAGAGAGCAAGGCGATCAACAACATCAAAGGCGGCGCGATCATCATTTCCGCCAGCGGGATGTGCAACGCCGGACGCATCAAGCACCATTTGATCAACAACATCTATCGCCCCGAATGCACCGTGTTGTTCGTCGGTTATCAGTCGCCGGGGACGCTGGGCCACATCATCAGCAGCGGTGCCAAAGAGGTCCGGATCCACGGCAAGTCCTACAAGGTGCGGGCCGACATTCGCGAGCTAGGGAATTATTCCGCTCACGCCGACCAGGGGGAGTTGTTGGATTGGATCCAGGAGCGTTGCCCGATCACCGGCGGATTGTTCCTCAACCACGGCGAAGACGATGCCCGGCAGATGCTACGTGAAATGCTGGGCAGCCGAGGATTGGATGGCGACCGAATCTATCTGCCACAGTTCGACGAGACGTTCGAATTGATCGCCGGCACCAAACCGCTCTCCCAAGGCACGCCCAAGCCGCGTCTGGATGTCACCCACACGGCCCACGATTGGCACAACGACTACGCCGAGTTCATGCTCTCGCTGACGACCACGATCGAAAAATCGAGCGATGACGAGCGGTATCGATTGCTGAAACGTCTGAAAGAAACGATCGGTGGCGTTTAA
- a CDS encoding deoxyhypusine synthase family protein, with product MNVSDFLERHYRHFNARETLAAARSYKDLIEKRDGRMMVTLAGAMSTGELGLSLADMIRQGKVHAVTCTAANLEEDIFNLVAHDEYRVIENWRGLSESDEEALLEQGFNRVTDTCIPETVMRHIEGRLTKLWKHAAETNQPRTPAEFMFELLDDPELPQHFQVPRENSWLAAAKDAGIPVFVPGVEDSTLGNIFTARVIDGTVAGHHAMKPGTAQLEKLASWYRETSSQHPIGFFQIGGGIAGDFSICVVPMMRQDLKEDVPLWSYFCQISDAETSYGGYSGAVPNEKITWEKLSRETPKFMIHSDASIVAPLVFAYVLGL from the coding sequence TTGAACGTCAGCGACTTTCTTGAACGACACTACCGTCATTTCAATGCCCGCGAGACCCTGGCCGCGGCACGCTCGTACAAAGACCTGATCGAAAAACGCGACGGCCGCATGATGGTCACGCTGGCCGGTGCGATGAGCACCGGCGAATTGGGGCTTTCATTGGCCGACATGATCCGCCAGGGCAAGGTGCATGCCGTCACGTGCACGGCCGCCAATTTGGAGGAGGACATCTTCAATCTGGTCGCCCACGACGAGTACCGCGTGATCGAAAACTGGCGGGGGCTTTCGGAGAGCGACGAAGAAGCGTTGCTGGAACAGGGGTTCAACCGCGTCACCGACACCTGTATCCCCGAAACCGTGATGCGGCACATCGAAGGCCGGCTGACAAAGCTGTGGAAACACGCCGCCGAGACGAACCAACCCCGCACGCCGGCGGAGTTCATGTTCGAGTTGTTGGACGATCCGGAATTGCCACAACACTTTCAGGTCCCGCGCGAGAACAGCTGGCTGGCGGCGGCGAAAGACGCCGGAATCCCGGTGTTCGTCCCGGGGGTCGAGGATAGCACGCTGGGGAATATCTTCACCGCCCGCGTGATCGACGGTACCGTCGCCGGACATCACGCGATGAAGCCCGGGACGGCCCAATTGGAAAAACTGGCCTCCTGGTACCGCGAAACCTCTTCGCAGCACCCGATCGGGTTCTTTCAAATCGGCGGCGGGATCGCGGGCGACTTTTCGATTTGCGTCGTCCCGATGATGCGTCAGGATTTGAAAGAGGATGTCCCGCTGTGGAGCTATTTCTGCCAGATCAGTGACGCCGAAACCAGCTACGGCGGATACAGCGGCGCGGTGCCGAACGAAAAAATCACCTGGGAAAAGCTCAGCCGCGAGACACCCAAGTTCATGATCCACAGCGACGCCTCGATCGTCGCGCCGCTGGTCTTTGCCTACGTGCTGGGACTGTAG
- a CDS encoding pyruvate carboxylase, with translation MTIRPFKKLLVANRSEIATRVFRSATELGIRTVAIYSYEDRYALHRFKADEAYQIGEPGEPIRSYLNIDAIVALCKKHDIDAVHPGYGFLSERPGFADALTKAGIVFVGPSVRSLNQLGDKMSARELAEKAGVPVLGGQNKPLRDADEAVALAESMGFPVILKAAHGGGGRGMRVIASAEELPTALEAAMRESKTAFGSDEVFLERFVQRARHIEVQIIGDGENLVHLYERDCSVQRRHQKVVELAPAPNLAPDVRDGLCEAALKIGKAVGADGSCYENAGTVEFLLDVDSNQFFFIEVNPRIQVEHTVTEEVTGIDVVRSQILIAQGHKLTDEIVGIGTQDKIRTNGFAMQCRVTTEDPANQFLPDYGRITHYRSAAGLGIRLDAGTAFSGAVVNPFYDSMLVKVTARAPSLAAAGSRMDRCLQEFRIRGVKTNIPFLLKLINHPTFLAGEATTRLIDTTPELFELPKRRDRATKLLTYLAETIVNGNELVVGRPVATRRTPAPVPETDPLAKPPKGTKDIFRESGVEGLVKWIGQQKGLLLTDTTMRDAHQSLLATRVRTYDMVHIAPAYSHLASQLFSLEMWGGATFDTSMRFLKESPWQRLADLRETIPNILTQMLLRASNAVGYTNYPDNVVRLFVREAVQAGMDVFRVFDALNWEQNMRVAMEAVIEEGGICEASICYTGDLQNPRRTKYDLAYYVNLAKQLEKMGAHLLAIKDMAGLLKPKAAVKLIRALREEIGIPIHLHTHDTAGIQASTILAAADEGLQIADAALAPLSGGTSQVNLNSLVEALRDTPRESSLSTEALTNLATYWQAAREFYLPFESYVLPATGDLYEHEMPGGQYTNLFQQARALGLSDQWSEVCKAYAQVNALFGDIVKVTPTSKAVGDMALFLVANEMSAEDVMTSDRSLAYPASVLDLIGGRMGQPPGGFPEAVMKKILGDEPALTSRPGESMPDANIEAAKKEVTDLTGEPANDRSAVTHLLYPKVFDDFAVHQKTYGDVAKLPTPNFFYGQEPGEEIAVDIEKGKRLIIRFLTVGQPHPDGTRTVFFELNGQPREITVHDKSLEPETKAAVKADPRDENQVAASMPGMVITVAVEEGGKIKEGQKLMVLEAMKMETTVNAPRSGIVKTIHAPPGTQVEAGDLLAVIE, from the coding sequence ATGACGATTCGGCCCTTTAAAAAACTGTTGGTTGCCAACCGCAGCGAAATTGCGACGCGAGTCTTCCGCAGTGCTACGGAACTCGGGATTCGAACCGTCGCGATCTATTCCTACGAAGATCGCTACGCCCTGCACCGCTTCAAAGCCGACGAGGCCTATCAGATCGGTGAGCCGGGGGAACCGATTCGATCGTATTTGAATATCGATGCGATCGTCGCGTTGTGCAAGAAACACGACATCGATGCGGTGCACCCCGGATACGGGTTCTTGTCCGAACGACCGGGGTTTGCCGACGCATTGACCAAGGCGGGAATCGTCTTCGTCGGTCCCAGCGTCCGTTCGCTGAACCAGCTGGGTGACAAGATGTCGGCCCGCGAGTTGGCCGAAAAGGCGGGTGTGCCGGTGTTGGGTGGACAGAACAAACCGCTGCGTGACGCGGACGAAGCGGTGGCGCTCGCCGAATCGATGGGATTCCCGGTGATCTTGAAAGCGGCCCACGGCGGCGGCGGCCGCGGAATGCGTGTCATCGCGTCGGCCGAGGAGCTGCCGACCGCGCTGGAAGCGGCGATGCGCGAATCGAAAACCGCATTCGGCAGCGACGAAGTGTTCCTGGAGCGTTTCGTCCAACGCGCCCGCCACATCGAAGTGCAAATCATCGGTGACGGTGAAAACCTGGTGCACCTGTACGAGCGCGATTGCAGTGTCCAACGGCGCCACCAAAAAGTGGTCGAACTGGCACCGGCGCCCAACCTTGCGCCCGATGTCCGCGACGGGCTTTGCGAGGCGGCACTGAAAATCGGCAAGGCCGTCGGTGCGGACGGTTCTTGCTATGAGAACGCGGGAACCGTCGAATTCCTGCTGGACGTTGATTCGAATCAATTCTTCTTCATCGAAGTCAACCCGCGAATCCAAGTCGAACACACCGTGACCGAAGAGGTCACCGGAATCGACGTCGTTCGCAGCCAGATCTTGATCGCCCAAGGACACAAGCTGACCGACGAGATCGTGGGGATCGGCACCCAGGACAAGATTCGCACCAACGGGTTTGCGATGCAGTGCCGGGTCACCACGGAGGATCCGGCCAACCAGTTCCTGCCCGACTACGGCCGAATCACCCACTATCGTTCGGCGGCCGGGTTGGGCATCCGCTTGGACGCCGGCACAGCCTTCAGCGGCGCGGTGGTCAATCCGTTTTACGATTCGATGCTGGTGAAAGTCACCGCACGAGCCCCCTCGCTGGCCGCGGCGGGATCTCGCATGGATCGCTGTTTGCAGGAGTTTCGGATTCGCGGGGTCAAAACGAACATTCCCTTCCTGCTGAAGCTGATCAATCACCCGACCTTTTTGGCCGGTGAAGCGACGACGCGGCTGATCGACACGACACCGGAATTGTTCGAATTGCCCAAGCGACGAGACCGGGCGACCAAGCTGTTGACGTACCTGGCCGAAACGATCGTCAACGGAAATGAGCTGGTCGTCGGACGCCCCGTCGCCACACGTCGAACGCCCGCTCCGGTGCCCGAGACCGACCCGCTGGCGAAACCGCCCAAGGGGACCAAGGACATCTTCCGCGAATCGGGCGTCGAGGGGCTGGTCAAATGGATCGGCCAGCAAAAGGGGCTGTTGTTGACCGACACCACGATGCGGGACGCCCACCAGTCGCTGTTGGCGACCCGTGTCCGAACCTATGACATGGTGCACATCGCACCGGCCTACTCCCATCTGGCCTCGCAGCTGTTCTCGTTGGAAATGTGGGGGGGAGCGACGTTTGACACCAGCATGCGATTTTTGAAGGAATCGCCCTGGCAGCGACTGGCCGATCTGCGTGAAACGATCCCCAACATTCTGACGCAAATGTTGCTGCGGGCCAGCAACGCCGTCGGATACACGAACTATCCCGACAACGTCGTGCGGTTGTTCGTTCGCGAAGCCGTCCAAGCCGGGATGGATGTGTTTCGAGTCTTCGACGCGCTGAACTGGGAACAGAACATGCGCGTGGCGATGGAAGCGGTGATCGAGGAAGGCGGGATTTGCGAAGCATCGATCTGTTACACCGGCGACCTGCAGAATCCCCGCCGCACCAAATACGACTTGGCGTACTACGTCAATCTCGCCAAGCAGCTGGAAAAGATGGGCGCGCACCTGCTGGCCATCAAAGACATGGCGGGGCTGCTGAAGCCCAAGGCGGCGGTCAAGCTGATTCGGGCGTTGCGCGAGGAGATCGGGATTCCGATCCACTTGCACACCCACGACACCGCCGGCATTCAAGCGTCGACGATTCTGGCGGCCGCCGACGAAGGGTTGCAGATCGCCGACGCCGCCCTGGCACCGCTGTCCGGCGGCACCAGCCAGGTGAATTTGAACTCTCTGGTCGAAGCCCTCCGGGACACCCCGCGCGAAAGTTCGCTGTCGACCGAAGCGCTGACCAATTTGGCGACGTACTGGCAAGCGGCGCGTGAGTTTTACCTGCCGTTTGAAAGTTACGTGTTGCCGGCGACCGGCGATTTGTACGAACACGAAATGCCCGGCGGCCAGTACACGAACCTGTTCCAACAGGCCCGCGCGTTGGGGCTGTCGGATCAATGGAGCGAAGTCTGCAAGGCCTACGCCCAAGTGAACGCATTGTTCGGCGACATCGTCAAAGTGACGCCGACCAGCAAGGCGGTCGGTGACATGGCATTGTTCCTGGTCGCCAACGAAATGTCGGCCGAAGACGTGATGACCAGCGATCGTTCGCTCGCCTACCCCGCCAGCGTGCTCGATTTGATCGGCGGACGGATGGGGCAACCGCCGGGCGGATTCCCCGAAGCGGTGATGAAAAAGATCCTCGGCGACGAACCCGCACTGACCTCTCGGCCCGGCGAATCGATGCCCGATGCGAATATCGAAGCCGCCAAGAAAGAAGTCACCGACTTGACCGGCGAACCGGCCAACGATCGATCGGCGGTGACCCACTTGCTGTATCCCAAGGTCTTTGACGATTTCGCCGTCCACCAAAAGACCTACGGCGATGTCGCCAAATTGCCCACGCCAAACTTTTTCTATGGGCAAGAACCCGGTGAAGAGATCGCCGTCGATATCGAAAAGGGAAAACGCCTGATCATCCGGTTCTTGACCGTCGGCCAACCGCACCCCGATGGAACGCGCACCGTGTTCTTCGAACTCAACGGCCAACCGCGTGAAATCACCGTGCACGACAAGTCGCTCGAGCCCGAGACCAAGGCTGCGGTGAAAGCGGACCCCCGGGACGAGAATCAAGTCGCCGCCAGCATGCCGGGGATGGTGATCACCGTGGCCGTGGAAGAAGGCGGCAAGATCAAGGAAGGCCAGAAGCTGATGGTGCTCGAAGCGATGAAGATGGAAACGACCGTCAACGCGCCCCGATCGGGCATCGTGAAAACCATCCACGCACCTCCGGGGACCCAAGTCGAAGCGGGCGACTTGTTGGCCGTGATCGAGTGA